Below is a window of Chanodichthys erythropterus isolate Z2021 chromosome 19, ASM2448905v1, whole genome shotgun sequence DNA.
TGAGAGTTTAGGGCATATGGAAGtgaaatttaaaagaactggTCTCATGGCAAGCCATCGGACCTTCACAGTCAGTACAGCTTTAATTGAACATTACTTGAGGCGAAAACTCATATTTCTTGTGTTTCCTTGATCTTTAGAGATTCAAACGTGCTCCCTGCAGAGCCTAATTTTTTCAAATCTATAATTAATCGTCAaagttatttattcatttgtatctttgccAATTATGGGCTTCTAATTAAAAATTTCAATAATTGATATTTATCTCTGAAAGGCCTCGGTACCCATACCTTATGAAAAATGCATGAGCTTAGATATGGACTTAGATTTGTTTTGTGTTCTGAGAGAGCTGCATGCTTGGGGCTAAGACCAGGCCACTTTGACTTTTCCTTTTTGAGTCTGCGTTGCCCTATGATGTGCTGCTAATATGGGGAATCTTTCAAGGGCCCAAAGCGTCTGCTAGACATCATGTGATCCTATAAAAGTCTTCTGCTCTCCCATCCTCAGATAcccctttttttttgttccttAATAACTTAAGTTCAAAGAACAAGCCCGTTTCCTTAATAATTTTCTTTTGTCTCTTGGGCACAAGATGGCGTCATGCGCGATCAAGACAATAGACGTATACTCATACGTCAACGTTTTGACATGTTTTCATTCATTGCGTTGCATTCAGACTGtacaaatgtcatttgtttgattttaatacatttttcctTTATTTCCAGTTGTAATTGGGAAGGGAAGGGTGCTGATAAAATACACAGTTTGCTCGGTCAACAGTGCTAAAGAAGACAGATAGCCCTACTTAAGCGAGGCTAAACGGCACTTGAGCCGGATTACAGCAAGCATCACAAATACATTCAGCAGGACCACCTCGAGGTGACTGAAGGTTAGACATAGTCGCTGCATGGACAGGCAGTGCTGTTGACACACTGGGAGAGGTGGTTGCGTGATTTGGATCTTCAGTTGAGGTCAGTCACACGTCGCAGGGAGCCCATGGTAGGACTTGGACTGCCCCACTCGATGTGCCTCCTGTATTCGCCAGGACGCAGGAAGAACTGGCGGCCAGTGTAGTTGGGGTGCTCATGGAGGATCCAGTAGCCCTCCATGACATTGGCTGAAGAGATGTCTCCATTGTGGAATCGCTGACGCAGGTCAGGGCAATCTTCATTCAGCTCCATTGCCTGACCACCGAAGTCGGAACGCTCAAAGATCTTCATCCTGTAGTTTCCAGTGTACTGAGGAAGGAACAAccagtcacctttatttatatagagcgttttacaatacagattgtttcaaagcagctttacattgatgaTAGGAAAATAATGCAACAAAATGACCAGTgttatataaaacagttgtttaAAGGTGAAATCATTTTCTACCGTTTATGCATTTGTAACTTAATTCcctccaaaaatgaaaagcatTGCTCTTATTGATCAGCCTGACATGGCAACGTTTAATCAGCCATTAGCTTGAGTTTAGGGTTGGATCTATTCTGTTTGGCAGACCAATGGCAAACCAGGTGATTAGTGGAAAACCTGTTTGTTATAGAACAATCTCAAAAAAAGattgtaattaaaaaatactCAATAATTATTTTTGGTGAGCTAGTTTCACTCAACATAGCTTAACCTCTAACATTTTAATGCAATAAGAAAAGTATAACCTCTCATGATAGATACTTTTTAATACTGTTTTCTACTAATATTGATTATTCAGTAAAGACTCACAGGAGGAACCATGCGGCAGGAACGAATGCAGTCGTTGAATCCAGCCCAGTGCTGGAAATCAGGGTATTCACCCTTGGAAAGCATGTACTGATATCCACCATAGTTGGGCTTCTCGTAGGCCACCCAGCATCCACTGTCTACTCGGATGGAGTTGCAGCGAGAAAAGTGGGACTGCATGTCAGCGCAGTCTCCACTGCACTCATAGTGACGGCCCTGGAAGCTTTTGTCTTCAAAGAAAGTAATCTGTTGGATGTTATAATGAAAGACAAATACAGGATTACAGGTGCACTTTAAATTTGCAGTTTCATTATTATCAGATTTTGATATAGCTATAGAAATGTTAGACAAAAGTCTACAATGTACAGATTTAATCTTAAACAGGACTAAAAGCAGTCTGGATTTTTGTTTCCTTTGCACTTCATTGTAGGAATCATGGAATGCTTGGCACCAAGTTATTTTGCATATGATGGGTACAGTAAAAATCATCaccatatttattttgtccataaAATACCCTTAGTGCAAGCATGTATGAATATAACTCAAAGtgaatatttataaaacaaaatgtctttttttgatCCAGTGCTTCAGTTGTTTcatcataaacttatatttccTTCACcttgattacaaaaaaatattagctGTTCTATATTTTTGTAAGTATACATTTTGAAGAGTTAAAAGCCTGCTTTTAGTTTAGATCTGTATAATTTACAGACGCAATTTTGTCACTTACCTTGCCCATTGTGACTGTTCTCGAGCGGACCAAACCATTTCTGAGGTCAGGACCTCTTTATAGACCCAGCATGGATCAGGGCTTTGTGTGTGACTCACAAAACTCTGTCTGGTCAGCACAATGTGTTCTATAGAGTAAATGCGACTGTAGATCTGCCAGCATGCGCACCCTTTGTGTCtttgctttttttctctctctccctctccaaAGACAGCACCACTGCACTTTTCAGTGCTTGACAAAAAAGTTGCAAACTCTGCTTTTAGTTGCTCCAGGGCTTTATATGTAAATGCCATGAACTGGCAGGACACATAAATGAGGATAAAATGGTTATATGAAATTGGGATATGAATTGATTTTAACCAGATTTAATTGAAGTTGACTTCTCAGTtcctgatttttattttatttttttatcagcttgttttttttggtttggaatgagattaaaataaattcttcaaCCATGTCAGATTTATAAAGATGAGTTTGGCTTGAAATTGCCATCTTTATTTTGATGTGTATTGGGCAGCGGATCAGTGGATCCTTATTCGAAAGAGAAATGGCAAGCTGAACAAACTTTGTTTCCTTCGCTAATAATTCAAAATGTAATGAAGAAAAGACAGCATGcaagaactgttttaaatagttttaatgtCTTTAATGGGAATAAAAAAGGACCGCTTTTACATTAAACTGCTCCTCATTCTTCTAAAGGAGCCAATCATGGGATTCATGCAACCCCATTCCATGCAAGCTCTGTACTCTCCGGGCCTCAGGAAGTACTGACGGCCTCTGTAGTTGGGGTGCTCGTAAAAGATCCAGAAGCCCTCCATACAGTTACAGGAGTAGATGCCGTGGTGGCCGAAACGGTCGTAGACATTGGGGCAGTCGTCTGTGAATTCCATCATGTGTCCGTACATATCAGGTCTGTTGTAGATTCTCATGCGGTAGGCTCCTCTGTACTGTTGTGTAGGGAGAAAAACCAGCAGTTAGGCTTTAGAGGAATCAATAATCAGGGCAATGCAGACACATTTGAAAGACCAGTTGTCAGAACTTTAGGGAGGCAAAACTCTGAATTCTTCATGTCACTGTTGAGACTGAGCCTTTGAACATGACTTCCTGCTGTACTGCTGTTTCAAAGATTTTCAAGTAGACGTTTAGTCATTTTTGTCGAACAAACTCTAGTGACAGTGTCATGATTCTTCCACTGCCAAAAACAGAGATGAATGGAATTATGATGAGCTGCGCAGTCATTGGAGTGTGTCTTGCTCCATTTCAAATACCTAAATCTCCTGGTGGACCTGTGAACCTGTTTTTTTCCCTGCATATATGAATTACTTCAAAGGGCTCGTTGATTGACGttgctttctttttttaaaaaaatggtgtCTAACCGTGTGAAATAAAACCCATCAGTTTGATTGACTTACTGGGGGGAACATCTGACAAGATCTGATACAATTGTTGAAGCCCATCCAGTGGTGAAAGTCAGGATACTCCCCACGGCCCAGGACGTACTGATACCCCATATAGTTGGGCTTCTCGTACCCCACCCAGTGACCCCCCATGACCCGGATGGAGTTGCAGCAGTTGAAGTGACTGTAGGTATCATAGCAGTCAGAGGAGCACTCATAGGAGCGCCCCTGGAAGTTGCGGCCTTCGTAAAAGATGATCTGATGACAGAAAGACAGTGATTTCAACAGGCACAGGAAGTAGAGGGGGTGTTCAAGGATCAGAGAAATAGGGCAGTTATGTGTTTGAGTGAATATCCTGCTTCATTTTGTCCAGTCTTAAATATTGTATATATGTCATCTTATTTTTAGCTGTGGGTGACAATAACATATAAAGCTGTGTTTATAGTCAAGTCATGAAAAACCAATTTGTAATATATACATTcataaattaaaattgtattttggaTAGAGATACTTTTCTAGTCAATAATAATGTCCCTTTATTTGGTTATATCATATATAACCAAATACTATATTATATGAATAGCAATTTTAAACAGCCAGTGTCACTCTAATTAGAAGGTACCACTATCAGCGCCTACCTTTCCCATGCTTGCAGATCAGGATGTCCGCGCCGTTCTGCCGTACTGTCATAGAGTTCCTGGTGGACCTTTTATACTCTTCTACGAATGTATAGATGCTGCTGCCAGAGGCACGTCATAGAGACTAGAGTTTACCTTTGAAAACGTCACAGACCTTTCCCATTATTCATTTCTCTAAAAACAACTAAAGCCACACTCCCATTATTCCCGAATGCTAGAGTTTACCTATACAAATTCCCCTCACCTCATGAACCTTACCCGCACACCAAGCCTTGTTCACCCATGACCTGGTGATGTGCTCTTTTCACAACAGGCCACAAAAGGATCAGGAGGTACCATAACAGGCCTTTCTGTATATGGCACAATGTGTAGTAAAAATGGCATGTAAACAATTTTAACTGAGTGTACAGGTTTCATTTGATTTAAATCAAAGTTAGTCTACTTTTAGGTAACCCCTTCAATGGAACGTTTTCAAAGGGAGGGTACATGGCGGCCACAAGGGGGTTTGAGAAGAtgaacccaggtgaaaaaaaaagtttctatgtatgtacttaaagtgctttGTTTTcgcacactaattttgtacttaagtacattttagttcataattCATAGtttctcaaaatagcacagttagatgttcttaagattatcttaaagggttagttcacccagaaatgaaaattctgtcattaattattcaccctcatgccgttttacacccgtaagacctttgttgatcttcgtaacacaaattaagatattttggttgtaatccaatgactcagtgaggcctccatagccagcaatgacatttcctctctcaagatccattaatgtactaaaaacatatttaaatcagttcatgtgagtacagtggttcaatattaatattataaagtgactatttttggtgcgccaaaaaaacaaacaaaataacgacttatttagtgatggctgatttcaaaaccctttaattttgtacttaatatactaaaaattcttaatgctcgaaaatagagcactttaagtaggctacattattaaaatgcacttttttcacctgggaacaAGGCCAACTaagatattaattaaatatgtttaatatttatacgaTTTGTATTATTTAGGACTGCAACAATTGATAAAATCGTTAATAATAGATTGAATAATCGATGAAAATCGTTGACAACGAATGTCATTTGATTAATCGCGTCTGCCCACTGTAGCTAAGTTACACGGAAATCTTCCGCCATTGTTGTCAAATTACAGCACTGAATAACGCATTTCTATGGACAAAATGCATCTAAATATAGGCTGCTGCGGCAAAGGTAACGTTACGTGATCCAAGCTGCCCAAAACATCAGAATagcttaactaatgcattagCGTAATGTTTGACATAACTCTGACAGATGTGTGATATGTTTCCTCAGCGCAAAACTGTAATTTTACGGTTATATGCTTATCTGTAAGTGTTACAAACTAACGcgagtatttccattttgcataaAGGTTTATCCTGACAATCTGCGTTGAACTTCAAATTTTGCTCTGATTGAGCGCTGGTGCGCGCATGCGCGTCGAACAGACGGGATGCATTCGAGAGGGAGACAATTAAAATTCAGagcaaaaataatcattttgctGAAATATCTGTTGTTGGACGTTAAATTTAGgtttaaaaatcaaaattttttCAAGTATTTTATAAGAGTGGTAAATGTAAAGGGAAAAATGCGTGtaattgaatataaatgtaAGATGTTTCTTACTTTTAGCCTAGAGGATAACGAAATGACAGTAGCCTAATCGATTACTGTGTccagagtgaatgtgtgtgttcctGTAGATCATTCCTCTAATTTGTGATTTTTAtaaatatcttcatttttaatgttggGATTTAAACAGTCCTTTTTCTGTATAGCTATTTTTGCATATagcataggcctatatatatatatatatatatatatatatatatatatatatatatatatatatatatatatataatatatgtttcCATAGTATTCAGTTTGTTTGAAGGACAGCATTGGGTAGGATGTGGAATAGTGtgttttgtcaataaaataaaataaaaaaataaaatggtctTTTTATCCAATTAATCAAAGAAATAATAGAATAATCATTAGTTGCAGCCCtagtattattataatatgaaaGCCAATTATTTGTTTTGCAaagaatataatttaaaacatttagcaTATTTAATGGTTCTTGACATCAGTAAGTTTGAAAACATTTGAATTTCCCCTGCTTCGCATTTCCCTTCCTTTTGTACATATCTGCACacctattttaaaatgtgtcgaGATAAAGCAAACGTTCATCACAGGTTTTTGAAATCCCTATATGGTAGCAGTTGTTCTCTATAGCTTTGTTTTTTATGTCATCATCAAATATGCAATTACAGGGAAACACAACTGTCACATTCTGTTTAGATTGAGGCAAACCAGCTTGACAGACATTTTGTCAACCATTTGGTCTGGAGACttttattgaattatttattttcaaatactGGCATCACAGAGCATTTGAGAGTGATTTCATCACAGCACACATTATAGTACATCTGGTGTCTATTTTTCCTGCCGTGTGCATTTTCAGGCGTACTCATCTAAGTGATTCTGACACTATTGATTGTTCTGGAATGTGTTGACATAACCTCCAACAATATGTTGCCTTCTTTTGCTTCCATAGCCCGAAGAGCCACTCTGATGCAAGGCCTTCATAAGGCTGTGTTGAGGTGGGTCATTCATTTCATGTGTACGTGTTTGTATtattttgtgatggttgtttcAACTCTAGGACAGTAGACTCTGGCATGTAAGCAAACCCCTCAGCTGACAGGCAAAGGCCAAAGAGAGTTGGCCTTGTGTTTCTATTCTTTTCAAAGCTCCCCTCATCTCTCCTTTCATCAAGATGAGGAGCAACGCTCTGTTTTGTGTATTGTTTTTTGCTGGTTTTACTCCAGAGAAAGACAGCTTTTGTAAAACAATAGCCACACTGTTCTTTGATAGCCACTCTGGCATTGTTTTAAAACACAGCTCAGAGAGTGAGAGAAGTTGTAGTTAGAGCTTTGTTTCTTTATCTGTCAATGGCTTGAGCTGACAGTCACAAACATTATTAATGTGTCAGATCTCTTTAAAAAGACTGATTCAAGTTTGAGACCACATTGAAAATCTATTTTAAACCAGGAGATAAACAAAAaggattttgaaaaattaaagcAAAGACACATTATGACAAAGTGGATGATTAAAAGAAAGTAGTAAATGAATAAGATTCTGTGCTATTTCTAGATCAGTCGACTTATAAGAAAATTGTGACATTGATCATTTTACCtcattaattaattagtttatttatttattttacacaaactTGTAGAGGTAGTCATTAAAGAAAAAGGTGGACAAAATACTAAGTAATTTTTTCACTTATTTTTATACTAGTATAGCCTACTGTAATGTGTATAAAActgtctaaaaatatattttgtaaaataaaaaaaataaaaaaaaatctgacttttggaccctgttgtgtaaatgattcattagtGTTATATCTTTTGTGAGGAATGGTCTTTTaatctaactttttttttctctgtctcCTTCtcttttcaccttttttttttggcttagTTAGCGATTACTGTACCACATGTACTCTGCACTACAGGAATGGTTCTCTCACATCACAGGCTTGCAAATAGTAATCTTGAAAGCACTACAAGACATTTCCTCCCCACACGGGGCAGAATACTTCAAATAAGCCCATGCTTTCTCTCTTGGTTCCCCCTGGAGAACAAAAAGCCAACACTTAAGATCTTTTGCTGCCTCTCCGGTTGAGAGAGacggggagagagagagaagtggaGAGAATTGCTCTGGACACAGGCAGAGATCAACATTACAGTGTTTTCACATAAGATTCTAGGTgataaaatgtgcaaaatacagtaaattaatTTGGTCCAGCTTGAGAAAAtagttgtattttacatttttcaattttatgtttttttttcttgttaataattttattatcagCATGAAAATTTGGTAAAAAGTTGaatgaacatgaatttaaaaatttcTTAGaatttcttcagtcgaaaagaaattgaggtttttgaggaaaacattccaggatttttctccatagagTGGAGAAAAATAGTATAGTTTCATATagtttcaaagggctctacacgatcccagccgagaaataagggtcttgtctaagGAATTgcaaaggtcacgtgtgacataggcggaagcacctatccagtgtctacaaagcaaacatgcaaagactaagtcaaacgccctttacaaaaaaagataccacaaagattttgaagttggaggagaaaatgagatgacgtgattacgtaatgcgtggagTATCACatagctagtgcaagatgagcatttgtggttaaaaagtatatatatatatatttatttatttattttttttatatagaaaatgaccaattgttttgctagataaaaCTCTTATCCCTTGTTATTTACTAGTTACAATTAAAAttgcagtttggaccttcaacccattgaaccccagtgaagtccactatatggagaaaaatcctggaatgttttcctcaaaaaccttaatttcttttcaaatgaagaaagaaagacataaacatcctggatgacatgggggtgagtaaattatcaagaaattttaattctgaagtgaactaattctttaacaGAAGCAGTACTGAACTCCACAAGTTTGCAAAACCTGATGACCATGTTCTCCAGCATGAAAATGATCCAAAGAGCATGTTGTGTAGTACAAAGTTTGCATAATTAGTGTGACAAATTTACTTAGAAATCAGaatcttaaatattttctaataatatatatatatatatatatatatatatatatatatatatatatatattattcagaGTGTGGGCTTTTGGACCTAACCAGGTAACTATGAACCAGACTAATCTTTTTGTTCATCTGAAAACTTGGTTATAGacaaaaataagtttaatttaGTGACATTACAGTTAAGGCCAAGACTCTTTTAttgcaaataaaaataagacaaaatagCAAACAAATACACTGTTAGCTTCTTGATTATGGCATTAAATTGGAATTGTATAATCTAGAATTAGGCAGCACACAGCACCCAAGTAAacataattcatttttattatttcaggaGTTGAAGACAATATGCAGTGGACTTTGCAGAGTATTTAAAGAAGCCATCAGTGTGTGTTCTTATAAAGAAAATGTGTAATTTCAAGTACTTTATGGTTCTAGGACAAAAGCTCTGCCCTAGTGAATGGCAGCTGCTGCTTCTCTTCATTAGTCGTGCGGGTTTCTACGAA
It encodes the following:
- the crygmx gene encoding crystallin, gamma MX isoform X2, giving the protein MGKITFFEDKSFQGRHYECSGDCADMQSHFSRCNSIRVDSGCWVAYEKPNYGGYQYMLSKGEYPDFQHWAGFNDCIRSCRMVPPYTGNYRMKIFERSDFGGQAMELNEDCPDLRQRFHNGDISSANVMEGYWILHEHPNYTGRQFFLRPGEYRRHIEWGSPSPTMGSLRRVTDLN
- the crygmx gene encoding crystallin, gamma MX isoform X1; amino-acid sequence: MGKVSDKIITFFEDKSFQGRHYECSGDCADMQSHFSRCNSIRVDSGCWVAYEKPNYGGYQYMLSKGEYPDFQHWAGFNDCIRSCRMVPPYTGNYRMKIFERSDFGGQAMELNEDCPDLRQRFHNGDISSANVMEGYWILHEHPNYTGRQFFLRPGEYRRHIEWGSPSPTMGSLRRVTDLN
- the crygmxl2 gene encoding crystallin, gamma MX, like 2; the protein is MGKIIFYEGRNFQGRSYECSSDCYDTYSHFNCCNSIRVMGGHWVGYEKPNYMGYQYVLGRGEYPDFHHWMGFNNCIRSCQMFPPYRGAYRMRIYNRPDMYGHMMEFTDDCPNVYDRFGHHGIYSCNCMEGFWIFYEHPNYRGRQYFLRPGEYRACMEWGCMNPMIGSFRRMRSSLM